The following are encoded in a window of Amphibacillus xylanus NBRC 15112 genomic DNA:
- a CDS encoding type I restriction endonuclease subunit R: MLEKKEIRFEQDIETVLTSEGGWQSVSFAETNYDPSIGMDAIVLIDFIQETQPRAWKRYVSIYKEAAVDRFIRRFNEEVTTHGLLHVLRKGIRDRGVHFRVIYFRPVSSISYDNLKLYEANRFHCIRQFYYSANNRNSIDMVLAVNGIPLVALELKNQYTGQSVEHARLQFEQNRDPRELVFQFNTRFLVYFAVDHYDVYMTTKLARNKTYFLPFNQGSNGPGNVGGAGNPANADGYPTAYLWEEVLQRNQLMDIIERFMNLEVKKNILIFPRYHQLDVVKKLVADTKEYGAGKNYLIQHSAGSGKSNSIAWLAYHLASLHNQEDEPIFSSIIIVTDRTVLDRQLQDTLLSFEHTTGQVETIGDNKTSQHLKDAINNRKKIIITTLQKFPVIYDEIDSVAGRNFAVIVDEAHSSQTGSSAQKLKQALADKEASLKEYQEIEEEIENQSLDDQDQLVQTLLSQGQHNNLSFFAFTATPKEKTIEMFGTRQKDGSYRPFHIYSMRQAIEEGFILDVLKNYMTYKTSYRIAKEIEDNPELPKTEAVRAIARYQSFHPWVLRQKTEIMIEQFREVTKKAINGRAKAMIVTSSRLHAVRYMKEFKQYIEEKGYKDLDVLVAFSGTVNDDGEEYTEPKLNITKSGERIQENQLKETFHSDDFNLLIVAEKYQTGFDEPLLHTMFVDKKLRGVKAVQTLSRLNRTMPGKKDTFVLDFVNTEEDIFEAFQPFYEATTLKEEININLIYDTQSKLRKFYVYNDDDIKQVMKINEQAGNKQDERLLGRLSSLFKPILGRYEELEEDVQYDFRVTLRNFNKWYNYIAQIDRTFDKDLLEESIFTGFLLKFIPKEKREKISIDDKVKLEYYKLQEDFQGEISLIAEDDGSGMLEHPGTVDATVKPTDEHDTLEEIIQRINERFPEDFTEGDRVLVETMHRTLRKSADAKLVNMARNNSVEMFENNLFKEQFQDFIIEQYTENQSAYEKLFDADQSYYNTIYSFIAKDLYKWLRSQTPDNYA; the protein is encoded by the coding sequence ATGCTTGAGAAAAAGGAAATTCGCTTTGAGCAAGATATTGAAACAGTACTAACAAGTGAAGGTGGTTGGCAGTCTGTGTCTTTTGCCGAAACCAACTATGATCCTTCTATTGGAATGGATGCTATTGTCCTGATTGATTTCATTCAAGAAACCCAACCACGTGCTTGGAAGCGGTATGTTTCTATTTATAAAGAAGCTGCGGTAGACCGTTTTATAAGGCGTTTTAATGAAGAAGTAACAACACATGGTCTACTACACGTTCTACGCAAGGGCATTCGTGACCGTGGTGTTCATTTCCGTGTCATTTATTTCCGTCCTGTTTCATCCATCAGTTATGATAACTTGAAGCTATATGAAGCTAATCGTTTTCACTGTATTCGCCAGTTTTATTATAGTGCAAACAATCGTAACTCGATTGACATGGTACTCGCTGTCAACGGTATACCTCTTGTCGCTTTGGAGTTGAAAAATCAATATACAGGCCAAAGTGTTGAACATGCAAGACTACAATTTGAACAAAATCGTGACCCAAGAGAACTTGTTTTTCAGTTTAACACACGGTTTCTCGTATATTTTGCGGTAGATCATTACGATGTCTACATGACAACGAAACTAGCTAGAAATAAGACATATTTTCTTCCATTTAACCAAGGCTCCAATGGTCCAGGAAATGTTGGTGGTGCAGGAAATCCAGCTAATGCTGATGGTTATCCAACTGCCTATTTATGGGAAGAAGTGTTACAGCGCAATCAACTTATGGATATTATCGAACGGTTTATGAACCTAGAAGTGAAGAAGAATATTCTTATATTTCCACGTTATCACCAGCTAGATGTCGTGAAAAAGTTAGTTGCAGATACAAAAGAATATGGAGCGGGTAAAAATTACTTAATTCAACATTCAGCAGGGTCAGGAAAATCGAATAGTATCGCTTGGCTGGCTTATCATTTGGCTTCTTTACATAATCAAGAGGATGAGCCAATCTTTAGCTCTATCATTATCGTGACAGACCGAACTGTCTTAGATAGGCAGTTACAAGATACATTACTCAGTTTTGAACATACGACTGGTCAAGTTGAAACAATCGGGGATAATAAAACGTCCCAACATTTAAAAGATGCTATTAATAATAGAAAGAAAATTATTATTACAACATTGCAAAAATTCCCTGTCATTTACGATGAGATAGATAGTGTGGCTGGACGAAATTTTGCTGTCATTGTGGATGAAGCACATTCCTCTCAAACAGGATCAAGTGCACAAAAGTTAAAGCAAGCTTTAGCAGATAAAGAAGCATCTTTAAAGGAATATCAAGAAATTGAAGAAGAAATTGAAAACCAATCTTTAGATGATCAAGACCAACTAGTGCAAACACTACTTTCGCAAGGTCAGCATAACAATTTGAGCTTCTTTGCCTTTACAGCCACACCGAAAGAAAAGACGATTGAAATGTTCGGGACAAGGCAAAAAGATGGTAGCTATCGACCTTTTCATATTTACTCCATGCGTCAAGCGATAGAAGAAGGGTTTATATTAGATGTTCTTAAAAATTATATGACTTATAAGACCTCTTACCGAATCGCAAAAGAAATTGAAGATAACCCTGAATTACCAAAAACAGAAGCGGTTCGTGCGATTGCTAGATACCAATCTTTTCATCCTTGGGTTTTGCGTCAGAAAACAGAGATTATGATTGAACAGTTCAGAGAAGTAACGAAAAAAGCGATTAACGGTCGAGCAAAGGCAATGATTGTTACATCATCAAGATTACACGCAGTCAGATATATGAAAGAGTTTAAGCAATATATTGAGGAAAAAGGTTATAAAGATTTAGATGTCCTCGTTGCGTTTTCAGGAACAGTCAATGATGATGGAGAAGAATATACGGAACCTAAACTAAATATCACAAAGTCTGGAGAACGGATTCAAGAAAATCAATTGAAAGAAACTTTCCATAGCGATGATTTTAATTTACTGATCGTTGCAGAGAAATATCAAACAGGCTTTGATGAACCATTACTTCACACGATGTTTGTCGATAAGAAATTACGTGGTGTGAAAGCAGTACAAACTTTATCACGCTTAAATCGAACCATGCCAGGTAAAAAAGATACTTTTGTTTTAGATTTTGTCAATACAGAAGAAGATATATTTGAAGCTTTCCAACCTTTCTATGAAGCGACAACATTAAAAGAAGAAATTAATATTAACCTTATTTATGATACACAAAGTAAATTAAGAAAGTTTTATGTTTATAATGATGACGACATTAAACAAGTAATGAAAATAAATGAACAAGCAGGTAATAAACAAGACGAACGATTACTTGGCAGATTATCCAGCCTATTCAAACCAATACTGGGTCGTTATGAGGAACTAGAAGAAGATGTGCAATATGATTTTAGAGTGACATTACGTAATTTTAATAAGTGGTATAACTACATTGCACAAATTGACCGAACTTTTGATAAAGATTTACTAGAGGAAAGTATCTTTACAGGTTTCTTACTTAAGTTTATCCCCAAGGAAAAGCGTGAAAAGATAAGTATTGATGATAAAGTAAAATTAGAATATTACAAATTACAAGAAGACTTTCAGGGAGAAATATCGCTTATAGCAGAAGATGATGGAAGCGGTATGTTAGAACATCCGGGCACTGTAGATGCAACTGTTAAACCGACAGATGAACATGATACATTAGAAGAAATCATCCAAAGAATCAACGAACGTTTCCCAGAAGATTTTACGGAGGGTGACCGTGTCCTAGTAGAAACAATGCACCGAACCCTTAGAAAAAGTGCAGATGCAAAATTAGTAAATATGGCAAGGAATAATAGTGTAGAAATGTTTGAAAATAATTTGTTTAAAGAACAGTTTCAAGACTTTATTATTGAACAGTATAC